Proteins encoded together in one Microcebus murinus isolate Inina chromosome 16, M.murinus_Inina_mat1.0, whole genome shotgun sequence window:
- the PCIF1 gene encoding mRNA (2'-O-methyladenosine-N(6)-)-methyltransferase isoform X2, with amino-acid sequence MANENHGSPREEASLLSHSPGTSNQSQPCSPKPIRLVQDLPEELVHAGWEKCWSRRENRPYYFNRFTNQSLWEMPVLGQHDVISDPLGLNATPLPQDSSLVETPPPENKPRKRQLSEEQPSGNGVKKPKIEIPVTPTGQSVPSSPSVPGTPTLKIWGTSPEDKQQAALLRPTEVYWDLDIQTNAVIKHRGPSEVLPPHPEVELLRSQLILKLRQHYRELCQQREGIEPPRESFNRWMLERKVVDKGSDPLLPSNCEPVVSPSMFREIMNDIPIRLSRIKFREEAKRLLFKYAEAARRLIESRSASPDSRKVVKWNVEDTFSWLRKDHSASKEDYMDRLEHLRRQCGPHVSAAAKDSVEGICSKIYHISLEYVKRIREKHLAILKENNIPEEVEAPEVEPRLVYCYPVRLAVSAPPMPSVEMHMENNVVCIRYKGEMVKVSRNYFSKLWLLYRYSCIDDSAFERFLPRVWCLLRRYQMMFGVGLYEGTGLQGSLPVHVFEALHRLFGVSFECFASPLNCYFRQYCSAFPDTDGYFGSRGPCLDFAPLSGSFEANPPFCEELMDAMVSHFEKLLEGSLEPLSFIVFIPEWREPPTPALTRMEQSRFKRHQLVLPAFEHEYRSGSQHICKKEEMHYKAVHNTAVLFLQNEPGFAKWGPTPERLQELSAAYRQSGRTHGSGSSSSSSSEAKDRDSGREQGPSREPHPT; translated from the exons ATGGCCAATGAGAATCACGGCAGCCCCCGGGAGGAAGCGTCCCTGCTGAGTCACTCCCCGGGCACTTCCAATCAGAGCCAGCCTTGTTCTCCAAAGCCAATCCGCCTGGTGCAGGACCTCCCAG AGGAGCTGGTGCACGCGGGCTGGGAGAAGTGCTGGAGCCGGAGGGAGAACCGCCCCTACTACTTCAACCGATTCACCAACCAGTCTCTGTGGGAGATGCCTGTGCTGGGCCAACATGATGTGATT TCGGACCCTTTGGGGCTGAATGCGACCCCACTGCCCCAAGACTCAAGCTTGGTGGAAACCCCCCCGCCTGAGAACAAGCCCAGAAAGCGGCAGCTCTCGGAAGAGCAGCCAAGCGGCAATGGTGTGAAGAAGCCCAAG ATTGAAATTCCTGTGACACCCACGGGCCAGTCGGTGCCCAGCTCCCCCAGCGTCCCAGGAACCCCAACACTGAAGATTTGGGGTACATCCCCTGAAGACAAACAGCAGGCAGCTCTCCTCCGGCCTACTGA GGTCTACTGGGACCTGGACATCCAGACCAATGCTGTCATCAAGCACCGGGGGCCCTCGGAGGTGCTGCCTCCCCATCCCGAAGTGGAGCTGCTCCGCTCTCAGCTCATCCTGAAGCTTCGGCAGCACTACCGGGAGCTGTGTCAGCAGCGAGAGG GCATTGAACCACCTCGGGAATCTTTCAACCGCTGGATGCTGGAACGCAAGGTGGTGGACAAAGGCTCTGACCCTCTGTTGCCGAGCAACTGTGAACCAGTCGTGTCACCTTCCATGTTTCGTGAAATCATGAATGACATTCCTATCAG GTTATCCCGAATCAAGTTCCGGGAGGAAGCCAAGCGCCTGCTCTTTAAATATGCAGAGGCTGCCAGGCGGCTCATCGAGTCCAG GAGTGCATCTCCCGACAGCAGGAAGGTGGTCAAGTGGAACGTGGAAGACACCTTCAGCTGGCTCCGGAAGGACCACTCAGCCTCCAAGGAGGACTACATG GATCGCCTGGAGCACCTTCGGAGGCAGTGTGGTCCCCATGTCTCAGCTGCAGCCAAGGACTCCGTGGAAGGCATCTGCAGCAAGATCTACCACATCTCCCTGGAGTACGTCAAAAGGATCCGAGAGAAGCACCTTGCCATCCTCAAGGAAAACAACATCCCAG AGGAAGTAGAAGCCCCCGAGGTGGAGCCCCGCCTGGTGTACTGCTACCCAGTGCGGCTGGCCGTGTCTGCACCCCCCATGCCTAGTGTGGAGATGCACATGGAGAACAACGTGGTCTGCATCCGGTATAAGGGAGAAATGGTCAAGGTCAGCCGCAACTACTTCAGCAAGCTG TGGCTCCTTTACCGCTACAGCTGCATTGATGACTCTGCCTTTGAGAGGTTCCTGCCCCGGGTCTGGTGTCTTCTCCGACGGTACCAG ATGATGTTTGGCGTAGGCCTCTACGAGGGGACTGGCCTGCAGGGATCCCTGCCTGTGCATGTCTTTGAGGCCCTCCACCGGCTCTTCGGCGTCAGCTTCGAGTGCTTCGCCTCACCCCTCAACTGCTACTTCCGCCAGTACTGTTCTGCCTTCCCCGACACAGACGGCTACTTTGGCTCCCGAGG GCCCTGCCTAGACTTCGCCCCACTGAGTGGTTCCTTTGAGGCCAACCCTCCATTCTGCGAGGAGCTCATGGATGCTATGGTCTCTCATTTCGAG AAACTGCTCGAGGGCTCACTGGAGCCACTGTCCTTCATCGTGTTCATCCCCGAGTGGCGGGAACCCCCCACGCCAGCGCTCACCCGCATGGAGCAGAGCCGCTTCAAACGCCACCAGCTGGTCCTGCCTGCCTTCGAGCACGAGTACCGCAGTGGCTCCCAGCACATCTGCAAGAa GGAGGAAATGCACTACAAGGCTGTCCACAACACAGCCGTGCTCTTCCTACAGAACGAGCCTGGCTTTGCCAAGTGGGGGCCGACGCCTGAGCGGCTGCAGGAGCTGAGCGCCGCCTACCGGCAGTCAGGCCGCACCCATGGCTCTGGCTCTTCCTCATCATCCTCCTCGGAGGCCAAGGACCGGGACTCTGGCCGTGAGCAGGGCCCTAGCCGAGAGCCTCACCCCACTTAA
- the PCIF1 gene encoding mRNA (2'-O-methyladenosine-N(6)-)-methyltransferase isoform X1, which produces MGLAPKAPGIPPPPQRTKENQGSSGFFFPWSRVGAEMANENHGSPREEASLLSHSPGTSNQSQPCSPKPIRLVQDLPEELVHAGWEKCWSRRENRPYYFNRFTNQSLWEMPVLGQHDVISDPLGLNATPLPQDSSLVETPPPENKPRKRQLSEEQPSGNGVKKPKIEIPVTPTGQSVPSSPSVPGTPTLKIWGTSPEDKQQAALLRPTEVYWDLDIQTNAVIKHRGPSEVLPPHPEVELLRSQLILKLRQHYRELCQQREGIEPPRESFNRWMLERKVVDKGSDPLLPSNCEPVVSPSMFREIMNDIPIRLSRIKFREEAKRLLFKYAEAARRLIESRSASPDSRKVVKWNVEDTFSWLRKDHSASKEDYMDRLEHLRRQCGPHVSAAAKDSVEGICSKIYHISLEYVKRIREKHLAILKENNIPEEVEAPEVEPRLVYCYPVRLAVSAPPMPSVEMHMENNVVCIRYKGEMVKVSRNYFSKLWLLYRYSCIDDSAFERFLPRVWCLLRRYQMMFGVGLYEGTGLQGSLPVHVFEALHRLFGVSFECFASPLNCYFRQYCSAFPDTDGYFGSRGPCLDFAPLSGSFEANPPFCEELMDAMVSHFEKLLEGSLEPLSFIVFIPEWREPPTPALTRMEQSRFKRHQLVLPAFEHEYRSGSQHICKKEEMHYKAVHNTAVLFLQNEPGFAKWGPTPERLQELSAAYRQSGRTHGSGSSSSSSSEAKDRDSGREQGPSREPHPT; this is translated from the exons ATGGGCCTGGCCCCCAAGGCACCAGGAATTCCTCCTCCCCCCCAGAGAACCAAGGAGAACCAAGGCAGCTCTGGCTTTTTCTTCCCTTG GTCCCGTGTGGGTGCTGAGATGGCCAATGAGAATCACGGCAGCCCCCGGGAGGAAGCGTCCCTGCTGAGTCACTCCCCGGGCACTTCCAATCAGAGCCAGCCTTGTTCTCCAAAGCCAATCCGCCTGGTGCAGGACCTCCCAG AGGAGCTGGTGCACGCGGGCTGGGAGAAGTGCTGGAGCCGGAGGGAGAACCGCCCCTACTACTTCAACCGATTCACCAACCAGTCTCTGTGGGAGATGCCTGTGCTGGGCCAACATGATGTGATT TCGGACCCTTTGGGGCTGAATGCGACCCCACTGCCCCAAGACTCAAGCTTGGTGGAAACCCCCCCGCCTGAGAACAAGCCCAGAAAGCGGCAGCTCTCGGAAGAGCAGCCAAGCGGCAATGGTGTGAAGAAGCCCAAG ATTGAAATTCCTGTGACACCCACGGGCCAGTCGGTGCCCAGCTCCCCCAGCGTCCCAGGAACCCCAACACTGAAGATTTGGGGTACATCCCCTGAAGACAAACAGCAGGCAGCTCTCCTCCGGCCTACTGA GGTCTACTGGGACCTGGACATCCAGACCAATGCTGTCATCAAGCACCGGGGGCCCTCGGAGGTGCTGCCTCCCCATCCCGAAGTGGAGCTGCTCCGCTCTCAGCTCATCCTGAAGCTTCGGCAGCACTACCGGGAGCTGTGTCAGCAGCGAGAGG GCATTGAACCACCTCGGGAATCTTTCAACCGCTGGATGCTGGAACGCAAGGTGGTGGACAAAGGCTCTGACCCTCTGTTGCCGAGCAACTGTGAACCAGTCGTGTCACCTTCCATGTTTCGTGAAATCATGAATGACATTCCTATCAG GTTATCCCGAATCAAGTTCCGGGAGGAAGCCAAGCGCCTGCTCTTTAAATATGCAGAGGCTGCCAGGCGGCTCATCGAGTCCAG GAGTGCATCTCCCGACAGCAGGAAGGTGGTCAAGTGGAACGTGGAAGACACCTTCAGCTGGCTCCGGAAGGACCACTCAGCCTCCAAGGAGGACTACATG GATCGCCTGGAGCACCTTCGGAGGCAGTGTGGTCCCCATGTCTCAGCTGCAGCCAAGGACTCCGTGGAAGGCATCTGCAGCAAGATCTACCACATCTCCCTGGAGTACGTCAAAAGGATCCGAGAGAAGCACCTTGCCATCCTCAAGGAAAACAACATCCCAG AGGAAGTAGAAGCCCCCGAGGTGGAGCCCCGCCTGGTGTACTGCTACCCAGTGCGGCTGGCCGTGTCTGCACCCCCCATGCCTAGTGTGGAGATGCACATGGAGAACAACGTGGTCTGCATCCGGTATAAGGGAGAAATGGTCAAGGTCAGCCGCAACTACTTCAGCAAGCTG TGGCTCCTTTACCGCTACAGCTGCATTGATGACTCTGCCTTTGAGAGGTTCCTGCCCCGGGTCTGGTGTCTTCTCCGACGGTACCAG ATGATGTTTGGCGTAGGCCTCTACGAGGGGACTGGCCTGCAGGGATCCCTGCCTGTGCATGTCTTTGAGGCCCTCCACCGGCTCTTCGGCGTCAGCTTCGAGTGCTTCGCCTCACCCCTCAACTGCTACTTCCGCCAGTACTGTTCTGCCTTCCCCGACACAGACGGCTACTTTGGCTCCCGAGG GCCCTGCCTAGACTTCGCCCCACTGAGTGGTTCCTTTGAGGCCAACCCTCCATTCTGCGAGGAGCTCATGGATGCTATGGTCTCTCATTTCGAG AAACTGCTCGAGGGCTCACTGGAGCCACTGTCCTTCATCGTGTTCATCCCCGAGTGGCGGGAACCCCCCACGCCAGCGCTCACCCGCATGGAGCAGAGCCGCTTCAAACGCCACCAGCTGGTCCTGCCTGCCTTCGAGCACGAGTACCGCAGTGGCTCCCAGCACATCTGCAAGAa GGAGGAAATGCACTACAAGGCTGTCCACAACACAGCCGTGCTCTTCCTACAGAACGAGCCTGGCTTTGCCAAGTGGGGGCCGACGCCTGAGCGGCTGCAGGAGCTGAGCGCCGCCTACCGGCAGTCAGGCCGCACCCATGGCTCTGGCTCTTCCTCATCATCCTCCTCGGAGGCCAAGGACCGGGACTCTGGCCGTGAGCAGGGCCCTAGCCGAGAGCCTCACCCCACTTAA